In the Ruminococcus sp. OA3 genome, one interval contains:
- a CDS encoding D-alanyl-D-alanine carboxypeptidase family protein, with product MRRKIGIILICMLMLIQLLSGKYVAWAEPVSEEEQNTQEEGTQPGSEAVAVDAPSVILMESSTGQVLYEKNADEQRSPASITKIMTLLLIFDELEKGTIKLTDEAVTSAHAKSMGGSQVFLEEGEKQTVETLIKCIVIASGNDASVVMAEHIAGSEEEFVKRMNQKAEELGLKDTHFEDCCGLTDSAGHYTTAHDVAVMSKELITNHPEILTYSSIWMENITHVTRQGSKEFGLTNTNKLIRGYDGCVGLKTGSTSVAKYCVSAVASRNDITLISVVMGAPDVKARFRDAATMLNYGFGICSLYVDDNQDKLPKVPVAFSIEKEGACAYEEEFRYLDTEGVNTENIEKETQFKTDAEAPVQKGDVAGRAVYYLDGKEIGSVNLVFTEDIEKATYPDYLYQAWMRFLNGGKT from the coding sequence ACAGCTGCTGTCCGGAAAATATGTGGCATGGGCAGAACCGGTATCAGAAGAAGAGCAGAATACACAGGAGGAAGGGACACAGCCGGGAAGTGAAGCGGTTGCAGTAGATGCACCTTCTGTTATTTTGATGGAATCGTCTACCGGCCAGGTTCTTTATGAAAAGAATGCAGACGAGCAGAGAAGCCCGGCCAGCATCACGAAGATCATGACGCTGTTATTGATTTTCGATGAGCTGGAGAAAGGAACCATAAAACTTACGGATGAAGCAGTCACGAGTGCCCATGCTAAAAGTATGGGAGGTTCACAGGTGTTTCTGGAAGAGGGAGAGAAGCAGACAGTTGAGACACTGATCAAATGCATTGTTATAGCGTCTGGAAATGATGCATCCGTTGTGATGGCAGAGCATATTGCAGGGAGTGAAGAAGAATTTGTCAAGAGGATGAATCAGAAGGCGGAAGAACTGGGACTGAAAGACACGCATTTTGAAGACTGCTGCGGTCTGACAGATTCAGCGGGACATTATACGACAGCCCACGATGTTGCGGTCATGTCGAAAGAGCTTATCACGAATCATCCGGAAATTCTTACATATTCTTCAATCTGGATGGAGAACATTACTCATGTGACCAGACAGGGGAGTAAAGAATTCGGCCTGACAAATACAAACAAGCTGATCAGGGGATATGACGGATGCGTAGGACTCAAGACAGGAAGTACATCTGTCGCTAAGTACTGTGTATCTGCAGTTGCTTCCAGAAATGATATAACTTTGATATCTGTAGTGATGGGTGCACCGGATGTAAAGGCGAGATTTCGCGATGCAGCCACCATGCTGAACTACGGTTTTGGTATCTGCAGCCTGTATGTCGACGACAATCAGGATAAACTTCCAAAGGTTCCTGTGGCATTCTCAATCGAGAAAGAGGGAGCCTGTGCATATGAAGAGGAGTTCAGGTATCTGGATACGGAAGGTGTGAATACAGAAAATATTGAAAAAGAAACACAGTTTAAAACGGATGCCGAAGCACCTGTACAAAAGGGTGATGTCGCCGGACGTGCGGTGTATTACCTGGATGGAAAAGAGATTGGCAGTGTCAATCTTGTGTTTACGGAAGATATTGAAAAAGCAACCTATCCGGATTATCTTTACCAGGCATGGATGCGCTTCTTAAATGGAGGAAAAACTTGA